From Saprospiraceae bacterium, one genomic window encodes:
- a CDS encoding valine--tRNA ligase — protein MNLESRYSPAEKEDKWYLHWEKSDYFKSVPDHREAFTIVIPPPNITGILHMGHILNNTIQDILIRRARLQGKNACWVPGTDHASIATEAKVVQMLREKGIKKSDLSREQFLNYAFEWKDKYGGIILNQLRRLGASCDWSRTAFTMDESRSDAVIKVFVDLYRKGKLYRGNRMINWDPEAKTVLSSEEVLYKEENAQLFYIRYPMEEDPNQFLTIATQRPETIMADSAIAVHPLDERYLSFHGKKVLIPLIEKAIPVILDDYVDREFGTGALKVTPAHDQNDYEIGLRHGLEIVDILNEDGSLNSTAQILIGEDRFVARKKVKKLLEESGHLEKITDYTTNIGRSERTNAVVEPRLSLQWYVDMKAMAQPALDAVLNGEVGFVPEHFQNTYRHWMENIRDWCISRQLWWGHQIPAWYYQDKIFVAETAEEALSDARKKTGNVLLQLSDLKQDADVLDTWFSSWLWPISVFDGFRNQKELDYYYPTSVLVTGWDIIFLWVARMIMAGYEWRGEKPFHKVYFTGMVRDKLRRKMSKSLGNSPDALALLDEFGADGVRFGMLASSPAGGDLLFDEKLCEQGRNFSNKLWNAQRLVKSWSSDESKLANEGDILMMNWVSNRLSEIILDTNQAIDSFKLSEALKTLYSFIWEDFCGFYLEAIKPKSAEGMAVEVYQSTIVIFEKICSILHPFMPFITEEIWHNLRIREAGDDCMVSIYPQAYSIDQTMLDHVKEIRHVITQIRDLRNKHQVKSVVSLKLDVIASSEPGIFDIQGAKDVLKKLANIESFEKIAENEASGQAFMGLRHKYYLHMPIVINKDQERTTLLKEIDYAEGFVQSIRKKLENEKFVANAPTDLISKERQKLQDGITRLEALKSSLDNLK, from the coding sequence ATGAACCTAGAAAGCCGGTATAGCCCCGCAGAAAAAGAAGACAAATGGTATCTTCATTGGGAAAAAAGCGATTATTTTAAATCGGTACCCGACCACAGGGAAGCATTCACCATCGTAATTCCGCCGCCCAATATCACAGGAATTCTGCACATGGGTCATATCCTCAACAATACCATCCAAGATATATTAATTCGCAGAGCCAGGTTGCAAGGAAAAAATGCTTGCTGGGTCCCCGGAACCGATCACGCCTCTATTGCTACAGAAGCCAAAGTGGTCCAAATGCTCAGAGAAAAAGGCATCAAAAAAAGTGATCTCAGCAGAGAACAGTTTTTGAATTATGCTTTTGAGTGGAAGGACAAATACGGAGGCATCATTCTAAACCAATTGAGAAGACTAGGCGCTTCCTGTGATTGGTCCCGCACCGCATTTACGATGGATGAAAGCAGATCTGATGCCGTCATTAAAGTATTTGTTGATCTTTATCGAAAAGGCAAACTGTACAGGGGAAATCGAATGATCAATTGGGATCCTGAAGCAAAAACGGTTTTGTCATCAGAGGAGGTCTTGTACAAAGAAGAAAATGCCCAGCTATTTTACATCAGATACCCAATGGAAGAGGACCCCAATCAGTTTTTGACCATTGCTACCCAAAGGCCTGAGACCATTATGGCGGATAGCGCCATCGCTGTGCACCCTCTTGATGAAAGATACCTTTCATTTCATGGAAAAAAAGTATTGATTCCGCTTATTGAAAAGGCCATACCTGTCATATTGGATGATTACGTCGATCGGGAGTTTGGCACCGGAGCCCTCAAAGTAACTCCAGCCCATGACCAAAATGACTATGAAATAGGACTAAGGCATGGTTTGGAAATAGTGGATATCTTGAATGAAGATGGTAGTTTAAATTCAACTGCTCAAATTCTGATCGGAGAAGATCGCTTTGTGGCGAGAAAAAAAGTAAAAAAACTTCTGGAAGAATCGGGTCATTTGGAGAAAATAACTGATTATACCACCAACATTGGAAGATCTGAAAGAACAAATGCCGTCGTAGAACCCAGACTTAGTTTGCAATGGTACGTGGATATGAAAGCCATGGCACAACCTGCATTGGATGCTGTGCTCAATGGTGAGGTGGGATTTGTTCCCGAGCATTTTCAAAACACCTATCGCCATTGGATGGAAAACATCAGGGATTGGTGTATTTCCAGACAACTTTGGTGGGGACATCAGATTCCTGCCTGGTATTATCAGGACAAAATATTTGTGGCAGAAACTGCCGAAGAAGCCTTGAGTGATGCAAGAAAGAAAACAGGAAATGTTCTGCTTCAATTGAGCGATTTGAAACAGGATGCCGATGTATTAGACACATGGTTTTCTTCATGGCTTTGGCCCATCTCTGTATTTGATGGATTCAGAAATCAAAAAGAACTCGATTACTACTATCCCACTTCTGTCTTGGTCACGGGTTGGGACATTATTTTTCTTTGGGTGGCCAGGATGATCATGGCTGGATACGAATGGAGGGGTGAAAAACCTTTTCACAAAGTATATTTTACCGGAATGGTCAGGGACAAGCTGAGGCGCAAAATGTCAAAGTCTTTGGGAAATTCCCCAGATGCGCTTGCCCTTTTGGATGAATTTGGTGCAGATGGTGTGCGATTTGGAATGCTGGCCAGCTCCCCGGCTGGAGGTGATTTGTTGTTTGATGAAAAACTCTGCGAACAAGGGAGAAATTTTTCCAATAAATTATGGAATGCTCAAAGACTGGTTAAATCTTGGTCATCTGATGAATCGAAGTTGGCCAATGAGGGTGATATTTTGATGATGAATTGGGTGAGTAACCGACTTTCGGAAATTATTTTAGACACCAACCAGGCAATCGATTCCTTCAAATTGTCAGAAGCATTGAAGACCTTGTATTCTTTTATCTGGGAAGACTTCTGTGGATTTTATCTTGAGGCCATAAAACCAAAATCAGCTGAAGGCATGGCAGTTGAAGTGTACCAGAGCACTATCGTGATTTTCGAAAAAATTTGTAGTATTCTGCATCCTTTTATGCCATTTATTACCGAAGAAATCTGGCACAATCTTCGAATCCGGGAAGCTGGTGACGATTGTATGGTTTCTATATACCCACAGGCCTATTCTATTGATCAAACCATGTTGGATCATGTAAAAGAAATTCGTCATGTAATTACACAAATCAGGGATTTGCGAAATAAGCATCAAGTCAAGTCTGTTGTCAGCTTAAAATTGGATGTGATTGCTTCCTCTGAGCCGGGCATCTTTGATATCCAAGGAGCAAAGGATGTCTTAAAGAAGTTGGCTAATATTGAATCTTTCGAAAAGATTGCGGAAAATGAAGCCTCGGGTCAGGCTTTTATGGGTCTCCGTCATAAATATTATCTCCACATGCCTATTGTCATCAACAAAGATCAGGAAAGAACTACTTTGCTCAAGGAAATTGATTATGCAGAGGGATTTGTTCAATCCATCCGAAAAAAGTTGGAGAATGAAAAATTTGTGGCAAATGCTCCGACAGATCTCATCTCAAAGGAAAGACAAAAACTACAGGATGGTATCACGAGACTTGAGGCTCTGAAATCAAGTCTGGATAATTTAAAATAA
- a CDS encoding CotH kinase family protein, with protein sequence MKRILLIVLILSATKILNGQIFSSNDGGIVAEGNNQFTDFEISVSQLDSMYLNESFGLIQVCFQIQHGDLSQIKVELISPEGKKLNLANGLNGANCNVCLNSSARQYIGFGWGPYSGTHRALSNIGKLNDGGKSNGIWKMRIYDPFVGVQGHLISWSIQFGKNPPKPAPPFKKTALPILKINTKGQRIVDHPKRIVQLELIDKDLQEGNHFNDPPQWAHDIGIEIRGSSSQWFPKKSFGFEFVDSLGEDKKIGMLGMPAESDWILSANFTDKSFLNNVLAYHLYRGLGRYASRTRFVELVIDEEHQGLYVLMEKIKQDDQRVDISKLTETDTAGSDLTGGYILKIDKSTGGSGAGWVSKYPPPVHPNNQTIYYQYHYPSEENIKDAQKKYIEEFVRLFETSLMEGPLNQRDSGWRKFADEPSFIHYLLLNEISRNTDGYRLSTFLYKTKDTKGNKLHIGPPWDYDIAFGNINYCDGQKVTGWAFDFGNICPGDHWQIPFWWNKLLADSLFVNALQCEYKKLRANSWSNENLNQLIDQYIDEIQASLIENFDIWSILGCYIWPNPDPLPGNLNAEIIELKNWLFRRMDWMDQNLPGICIVSHDQNPIKEAESIELKISPNPVKDWIQIQLSHPEIIIQQLEVFDAAGRLVHKIKGQNMKNQLAIPANLHSGFYGLKITLENQQVLHKTFVKE encoded by the coding sequence ATGAAACGTATTTTACTGATTGTTTTAATTTTAAGTGCTACAAAAATTCTCAATGGGCAGATATTCAGCTCAAATGACGGAGGTATTGTTGCAGAAGGGAACAATCAATTTACTGACTTTGAGATAAGCGTAAGTCAATTGGATTCCATGTATTTGAATGAAAGTTTTGGACTCATTCAGGTTTGTTTTCAAATTCAACATGGAGATTTAAGTCAAATCAAGGTTGAATTGATTTCTCCCGAAGGTAAAAAATTGAATCTTGCCAACGGATTAAACGGTGCCAACTGCAATGTATGCCTCAACTCAAGTGCCCGACAATACATCGGATTTGGTTGGGGGCCTTATTCCGGGACCCACCGCGCGCTGAGCAATATTGGTAAACTGAACGATGGAGGTAAATCCAATGGCATTTGGAAAATGAGGATCTATGATCCATTTGTTGGCGTGCAGGGTCATTTGATTTCCTGGTCGATCCAGTTTGGAAAAAATCCACCCAAACCGGCTCCTCCATTTAAAAAGACTGCATTGCCCATTCTTAAAATCAACACAAAAGGGCAAAGAATTGTGGATCATCCCAAGAGGATTGTACAGCTTGAGCTCATTGACAAGGACCTGCAGGAGGGCAATCATTTTAATGATCCTCCCCAATGGGCCCACGATATTGGCATTGAAATCAGAGGATCCAGCAGTCAATGGTTTCCAAAAAAATCATTTGGTTTTGAGTTTGTGGACAGTTTAGGAGAAGATAAAAAAATTGGAATGCTTGGGATGCCGGCAGAAAGTGATTGGATCCTCAGCGCCAATTTCACAGACAAAAGTTTTTTAAACAATGTTCTTGCTTATCATTTGTATCGAGGTCTTGGACGTTATGCCAGCCGAACGAGATTTGTGGAGTTGGTGATCGATGAGGAGCATCAGGGATTGTATGTATTAATGGAAAAAATCAAACAAGACGATCAAAGGGTGGACATTTCAAAATTGACTGAAACAGACACTGCAGGATCCGATCTGACAGGTGGGTATATACTCAAAATAGACAAATCCACAGGTGGTTCCGGGGCGGGGTGGGTTTCAAAATATCCTCCACCCGTACATCCAAACAACCAAACTATTTATTACCAGTATCATTATCCAAGTGAAGAGAACATTAAAGATGCTCAGAAAAAATACATTGAAGAATTTGTCCGATTGTTTGAAACCAGTCTAATGGAAGGTCCTTTGAATCAAAGGGATTCCGGCTGGAGAAAATTTGCGGATGAGCCATCTTTTATTCACTATTTACTTTTGAATGAAATCAGCAGAAATACGGATGGGTACCGATTGAGTACATTTCTTTACAAAACCAAAGACACAAAGGGAAACAAACTCCACATTGGCCCACCATGGGATTATGACATTGCATTTGGAAACATCAACTATTGTGATGGCCAAAAAGTAACTGGATGGGCATTTGACTTCGGAAATATTTGCCCTGGCGATCACTGGCAGATTCCCTTCTGGTGGAATAAATTGTTGGCAGATAGTTTGTTTGTGAATGCCCTTCAATGCGAATACAAAAAGCTTAGAGCAAATAGCTGGAGCAATGAAAATCTCAATCAATTAATTGACCAATATATAGATGAAATACAAGCTTCTTTGATTGAGAATTTTGACATCTGGTCCATCCTTGGTTGTTATATATGGCCAAATCCCGATCCATTGCCCGGCAACTTAAACGCAGAAATCATTGAACTAAAGAATTGGTTGTTCAGACGAATGGATTGGATGGATCAAAACTTACCAGGTATTTGTATTGTGAGTCATGATCAAAACCCTATCAAAGAAGCTGAATCGATCGAGCTAAAAATAAGCCCCAATCCTGTAAAAGATTGGATTCAAATTCAGCTTAGCCATCCGGAAATTATCATTCAGCAACTGGAAGTTTTTGATGCAGCAGGTCGATTGGTTCACAAAATAAAAGGACAGAACATGAAAAATCAATTGGCGATTCCGGCCAATTTGCATTCCGGGTTTTATGGCCTAAAAATAACATTGGAAAATCAGCAAGTCCTTCATAAGACCTTTGTGAAAGAATAA
- a CDS encoding zinc-dependent metalloprotease, producing the protein MFRWLIFSGLFLFGIYGTSQSQKPKSAKENQTVKKDTTKTDSVKLSLKDKVKSSVKLEGLFTFYQDTQSGSLHIYLNKNQLNKEFLYQSFSMGGPAELFLNQNMLRETWLFSVRKNFDRIFWMRSNTSFYFDKNHPISKAANVDVPETIFFSEKIVAEDSMGYLVNVDNLFLSERLDPIRPYIPSTIPASAYLNLGTLNKDKSEYLKIRTFPLNSDVVVNLSYENPNPQYFGGLDITDPRYVNVRMQHSFLELPVNDFQPRVDHPHIGYFNVQTEDMTSTHIVRYRDFINRWHLKKKYPEQAISEPVEPIVWWVENTTPKELRQVIIDAGHKWNAAFEKAGFKNAIEMKMMPDDVDWDPADIRYNVIRWVSSDLGFAIGPSFVNPRTGQILGSDITIDFSFLTGTKIESDLFEHGKVMEEFEEIQAHPHSCKLGAGLRMQNQFGNAMLEIQDADHAEKTELLHQFITELVLHEMGHTLGLNHNMKSSHMLSPAELKNKEITRKFGVTGSVMDYSTINLALKKEEQADYYTTVVGPYDLWAIEYGYTPFSKENEAKGLQAIVNKSTDPKLIFGNDADICRPGGGIDPRVMVWDMSNDPITYAAERFEIVENGMASLKSKFIKENQSYEVFKNMYFVLFYQRFNMTRSVANYIGGVYVDRSFPGQKTENKPYTPVSKSEQKRALELISRYVFSPNALSKDQSMYQYLQSQRRGFNFWGNSEDPKLDALVSNMYYNVLYPILSPSTLRRLNNTSMYGNNYSVHELLEDLTAAIFNEDLSSNVNMYRKSLQQIYVERLINVYENKAQNFGIETKSSSYDALSKLRKSLKKSKAGDGATKAHRSYLVKLIENSLKIED; encoded by the coding sequence ATGTTTAGATGGCTGATATTTTCTGGTTTATTCCTGTTTGGTATTTATGGAACCAGTCAATCACAAAAACCCAAATCTGCAAAAGAGAATCAAACGGTCAAAAAGGATACCACAAAAACAGATTCAGTAAAACTAAGCTTGAAGGACAAAGTAAAATCTTCGGTCAAATTAGAAGGTCTATTTACCTTTTATCAGGATACCCAATCAGGAAGTCTCCATATTTATCTCAATAAAAATCAGCTAAACAAGGAATTTTTATACCAAAGCTTTTCAATGGGTGGGCCTGCTGAACTGTTTCTCAATCAAAACATGTTGAGAGAAACTTGGCTTTTTTCGGTTCGAAAGAATTTTGATCGAATCTTTTGGATGCGCTCCAACACCAGTTTTTATTTTGACAAGAATCACCCGATCAGTAAGGCTGCCAATGTAGATGTCCCGGAGACCATTTTCTTTTCAGAAAAAATTGTTGCAGAAGATTCAATGGGTTACCTGGTCAATGTTGATAATTTGTTTCTATCTGAAAGGCTCGACCCCATACGTCCCTATATACCTTCAACGATACCAGCAAGTGCATATCTCAATTTAGGTACACTGAATAAAGACAAATCCGAATATTTGAAGATCCGAACCTTCCCGCTCAATTCAGATGTGGTCGTAAATCTATCTTATGAAAATCCCAACCCACAGTATTTTGGAGGTTTGGATATAACAGATCCGCGGTATGTGAATGTCAGAATGCAACATAGCTTTTTGGAATTACCTGTAAATGATTTCCAACCAAGAGTGGATCACCCACACATTGGGTATTTTAATGTCCAAACCGAAGACATGACCAGCACTCATATTGTGCGTTACAGAGACTTTATCAACCGCTGGCACTTAAAGAAAAAATATCCGGAACAAGCCATCAGTGAGCCTGTTGAACCAATTGTCTGGTGGGTAGAAAATACAACTCCAAAGGAATTGAGACAAGTGATAATCGACGCCGGTCACAAGTGGAATGCAGCTTTTGAAAAGGCAGGTTTTAAAAATGCAATCGAGATGAAAATGATGCCCGATGATGTAGATTGGGACCCAGCTGACATCAGATACAATGTAATCCGTTGGGTTTCTTCAGACTTAGGTTTTGCGATTGGACCCTCCTTTGTCAATCCAAGAACAGGACAAATTCTAGGTTCTGATATCACCATTGATTTCAGTTTTCTGACCGGTACGAAAATAGAGTCGGATTTATTTGAACACGGAAAAGTAATGGAAGAATTTGAAGAAATTCAAGCTCATCCCCACAGTTGCAAATTGGGAGCAGGACTCAGGATGCAAAATCAATTTGGCAATGCCATGCTTGAAATTCAGGATGCGGATCATGCAGAGAAAACTGAATTACTTCATCAGTTTATTACAGAACTTGTACTTCATGAAATGGGACATACTCTGGGATTAAACCACAACATGAAATCTTCCCATATGCTGAGTCCGGCTGAATTAAAAAACAAAGAAATCACACGGAAATTTGGGGTGACGGGTTCCGTGATGGATTATTCTACCATCAATTTGGCTTTGAAAAAAGAAGAGCAAGCAGATTATTATACAACCGTTGTTGGACCTTATGATCTTTGGGCCATCGAATATGGTTATACCCCTTTTTCAAAAGAAAATGAGGCTAAAGGACTTCAGGCCATTGTAAATAAAAGCACCGATCCCAAATTGATCTTTGGAAACGATGCAGATATTTGTCGTCCCGGTGGCGGCATCGATCCTCGTGTAATGGTATGGGACATGAGCAATGATCCAATCACTTACGCTGCAGAGAGATTTGAAATCGTGGAAAATGGAATGGCCAGTTTGAAATCCAAATTTATCAAAGAGAATCAGTCTTATGAGGTCTTTAAAAACATGTATTTCGTCTTGTTTTATCAGCGATTTAACATGACCAGATCGGTGGCAAATTACATTGGAGGTGTTTATGTGGACAGGAGTTTTCCCGGTCAAAAAACCGAGAACAAACCCTATACTCCCGTCTCAAAATCCGAACAGAAAAGAGCGCTTGAATTGATCAGCAGGTATGTTTTTTCTCCAAATGCCCTAAGTAAAGATCAATCGATGTATCAGTATCTTCAGAGTCAGAGAAGGGGATTTAATTTTTGGGGAAATTCAGAAGACCCCAAGTTGGATGCGCTTGTCAGTAATATGTACTACAATGTACTGTATCCAATATTAAGCCCCTCCACATTGAGGAGACTCAACAATACCAGCATGTATGGCAATAATTATTCTGTTCATGAATTACTGGAAGACCTCACCGCAGCCATTTTCAATGAGGACCTGTCTTCCAATGTCAACATGTATCGAAAATCATTGCAACAGATTTACGTTGAAAGATTAATCAATGTATATGAAAACAAGGCACAGAATTTTGGAATAGAAACCAAATCCAGTTCTTATGATGCATTGTCAAAGCTTAGAAAATCTCTAAAAAAATCAAAAGCTGGAGATGGTGCCACCAAAGCACACAGATCTTATTTGGTGAAACTCATTGAAAATTCTTTAAAAATAGAAGACTAA
- a CDS encoding gliding motility-associated C-terminal domain-containing protein, translated as MKFIHFLVFYSIIVDLPAQNLISNPGFETCDRCGLFGNQGVELTLGNNSNTPEDWYGVTFGSSDIRPDQPRTGRYHGGFFSFGKFEYLGNVLNQTLQPGAEYELSCYLGTRSDSEYSTDEIGFCFQQGKNLYQTATVLDRLIPQAVTPDGDFLPYKAYKKYSMRFIACGGEDHMIVGRFRDLNKGDTLFVGTRRSGNLYTYTIIDDVELVMVNPSPDLLPSEILVCENSRIDLQISPGPSSRSILWSTGESTEKISVNASAGFIWVELKYGDQCPPIRDTVQLILIENDFEPIEKEIVLCEGSSGVFFRDSTGLKNPRWNHGPAHFAISFDQVGDYTLVSESPCGILMDLVRVTVQKPLAGKLFDQSEVCLTDQLELIPNDLGPGKWRWNTGDTSRIIKPTSGGYFAVTLYNVCGEVTDSIYVKGDSHIDSLLQLPNTFTPNGDQMNDRFGPIFSNNKLNLVEDYRFQIYNRWGKIVFETSNPEESWNPVESAITESYIYFLELKANDCINTTVQRKSGTVSLIR; from the coding sequence ATGAAATTCATTCATTTTCTAGTCTTTTATTCCATAATTGTCGATTTACCGGCACAAAATCTTATCTCCAATCCTGGATTTGAAACATGTGACCGGTGCGGACTTTTTGGCAACCAGGGTGTCGAACTTACCTTGGGCAACAATTCCAATACTCCGGAAGATTGGTATGGTGTGACCTTTGGTTCTTCAGATATCAGACCTGATCAGCCACGGACAGGTCGATACCATGGAGGATTTTTCTCCTTTGGCAAATTTGAATATTTGGGAAATGTTTTAAATCAAACCCTTCAGCCAGGCGCTGAATATGAATTATCCTGTTATTTGGGTACACGCTCAGATTCTGAATACAGCACTGACGAAATTGGTTTTTGTTTTCAACAAGGAAAAAACCTATATCAAACAGCCACAGTCCTGGACCGATTGATCCCCCAGGCGGTCACCCCTGATGGAGATTTTTTACCTTATAAGGCTTATAAAAAGTATTCCATGAGGTTCATTGCATGCGGCGGTGAAGATCATATGATAGTTGGAAGGTTCAGGGATCTGAACAAAGGTGATACTTTGTTTGTCGGGACCAGGAGGTCCGGAAATTTATATACTTACACCATCATAGACGATGTAGAACTTGTCATGGTGAACCCTTCTCCTGATTTGTTGCCCTCAGAAATATTGGTTTGTGAAAATTCGAGGATTGACTTGCAGATTTCTCCGGGCCCTTCCAGCCGAAGTATTCTTTGGAGCACGGGAGAGTCAACTGAAAAAATTTCAGTGAATGCAAGTGCTGGATTTATTTGGGTGGAGCTGAAATACGGTGATCAATGTCCGCCTATTAGAGACACGGTTCAATTGATTCTTATTGAAAATGATTTCGAGCCGATAGAAAAAGAAATTGTTCTTTGTGAAGGTTCTTCCGGTGTATTCTTCAGGGATTCAACAGGCCTTAAGAATCCCAGATGGAACCACGGACCTGCCCATTTTGCCATTTCTTTTGATCAAGTTGGTGATTACACACTCGTTTCAGAATCACCTTGTGGTATATTGATGGATTTAGTTCGGGTCACAGTTCAAAAACCTTTGGCAGGTAAATTGTTTGACCAATCCGAAGTTTGCCTCACCGATCAGTTGGAATTGATTCCGAATGATCTGGGACCGGGTAAATGGCGTTGGAATACTGGAGACACTTCCAGAATTATAAAGCCCACAAGTGGTGGATACTTTGCTGTAACGCTCTATAATGTATGCGGTGAAGTGACAGATTCAATATATGTGAAAGGCGACAGTCACATCGACAGTCTTCTGCAGCTTCCAAATACTTTTACTCCAAATGGAGATCAAATGAATGACCGCTTTGGTCCAATTTTTTCCAACAATAAATTAAATTTGGTGGAAGATTATCGATTTCAGATTTATAACCGATGGGGGAAAATCGTCTTCGAGACCTCCAATCCAGAAGAAAGTTGGAATCCGGTTGAAAGCGCAATCACTGAAAGTTATATTTATTTTTTGGAACTTAAAGCAAATGATTGTATAAACACCACCGTGCAAAGAAAATCCGGCACAGTGTCGCTTATAAGATAA
- a CDS encoding heme-binding domain-containing protein, which produces MKKKIVWVFILLVLVIQFFQIDKTSLPSANAGFFQKYKADADVTNILERACNDCHSNETKYPWYTYVQPLGWWINHHIVEGREHLNFSDFTTRKIASQNHKFEEIIEVVKEAEMPLPSYTWLGMHPEARLTKDEKSALTSWAQMQMDLIANSYPPDSLKRNSKK; this is translated from the coding sequence ATGAAAAAGAAAATTGTATGGGTTTTCATTTTGCTGGTTCTTGTCATTCAGTTCTTTCAGATTGATAAGACAAGCCTTCCTTCAGCCAACGCCGGTTTTTTTCAGAAATATAAAGCAGATGCCGATGTGACCAATATTTTAGAAAGAGCTTGCAACGATTGCCATAGCAATGAGACTAAGTATCCATGGTATACTTATGTACAGCCACTGGGCTGGTGGATCAATCACCATATTGTGGAAGGAAGAGAACATCTCAATTTTTCCGATTTTACCACGCGTAAAATTGCTTCACAGAATCACAAATTTGAAGAAATTATTGAAGTGGTCAAAGAAGCTGAAATGCCACTTCCCTCTTATACCTGGCTTGGTATGCATCCCGAAGCCAGGTTGACGAAGGATGAAAAATCTGCATTGACATCATGGGCCCAAATGCAAATGGATTTAATTGCCAATTCTTATCCTCCGGACAGTCTCAAAAGAAACTCAAAGAAGTAA
- a CDS encoding RidA family protein, with translation MDPKQSSKVVEGKATPRGKFPHVRRAGEFLYVSGTSSRRKDNSIAGAEVDEFGTVNLDIREQTKAVIENIKDILQSVGAELTDLVEISTFLVSMNDFKGYNEVYNQYFGFDGPTRTTVAVHQLPHPHLLIEIKAIAYKPI, from the coding sequence ATGGATCCAAAGCAATCGTCCAAGGTGGTTGAAGGAAAGGCTACACCAAGAGGAAAATTTCCCCATGTTCGAAGGGCCGGGGAGTTTTTATATGTTTCCGGAACAAGTAGTAGAAGAAAAGACAACAGCATTGCAGGCGCAGAAGTAGATGAATTTGGGACCGTAAATCTCGACATTCGGGAACAAACGAAAGCAGTGATTGAAAATATCAAAGACATCCTACAGAGCGTAGGCGCGGAATTGACTGACCTTGTTGAAATTTCTACTTTCTTGGTTTCGATGAATGATTTTAAAGGATACAATGAGGTGTACAATCAATACTTTGGTTTTGATGGACCCACCCGAACAACCGTTGCGGTCCATCAATTACCACACCCTCATTTGCTCATTGAAATAAAAGCAATCGCATACAAACCAATATGA
- a CDS encoding amidohydrolase — MISRMKKIDIHTHIIPEHLPRWAEKFGYGGFVSLDHHTNCRAKMMIDNRFFREIESNCWDADIRIKEMDQHGIQIQVLSTIPVLFGYWAKARDTFDTSRFLNDHLSDVVRRNPNRFIGLGTVPMQNPELAIVEMDRCVNELGLAGIQIGSHINDWNLEDQALHDFYKAAEESGACLFVHPWDMVGKEKMSKYWLPWLVGMPAETSLAICSMIFGGIFEKFPKLRVAFAHGGGAFPGSYGRIKHGFEVRPDLVAVDNPKHPDEYLGKFWVDSLVHDEDLLFKLISLFGVEKIALGSDYPFPLGELKPGKLILNSGLDEDEKSWLNYRSAESWLGILSE, encoded by the coding sequence ATGATTTCTCGAATGAAAAAAATTGACATCCACACCCACATTATTCCGGAACATTTACCCCGATGGGCTGAAAAATTTGGGTATGGAGGATTTGTTTCATTGGATCATCACACCAACTGCCGGGCGAAAATGATGATTGACAACCGGTTTTTCAGAGAAATAGAAAGCAATTGTTGGGACGCAGACATCCGAATAAAGGAAATGGATCAACACGGAATTCAAATTCAGGTATTGAGTACCATTCCCGTCCTGTTTGGATATTGGGCCAAGGCCAGAGATACATTCGATACAAGTCGATTTCTCAACGATCATTTGTCCGATGTGGTGAGGCGTAATCCCAACCGATTTATCGGATTGGGAACCGTACCTATGCAAAATCCAGAACTGGCCATCGTGGAAATGGATCGGTGTGTCAATGAACTGGGATTGGCGGGAATTCAAATTGGTTCCCACATCAATGACTGGAATTTGGAAGATCAGGCATTGCATGATTTTTATAAAGCTGCGGAAGAGTCTGGAGCATGTTTATTTGTGCATCCCTGGGACATGGTAGGAAAAGAAAAAATGAGCAAGTACTGGTTGCCTTGGCTGGTGGGCATGCCAGCAGAAACTTCGCTGGCAATATGCAGTATGATTTTTGGAGGAATTTTTGAAAAATTTCCTAAATTAAGGGTGGCATTTGCCCATGGCGGCGGTGCTTTTCCGGGAAGCTATGGTAGAATCAAACACGGATTTGAAGTAAGACCTGATTTGGTGGCTGTTGACAACCCCAAACATCCGGACGAATATCTGGGTAAATTTTGGGTAGATTCACTGGTCCACGATGAAGACCTACTCTTCAAATTAATCAGCCTTTTTGGTGTTGAAAAAATTGCTTTGGGCAGTGATTATCCTTTTCCTCTTGGAGAGTTGAAGCCTGGAAAATTGATCTTAAACTCCGGTCTGGATGAGGATGAGAAATCCTGGCTGAATTATCGATCAGCAGAATCTTGGCTTGGAATCCTGTCTGAATAA